The stretch of DNA GGCATCGTGACCAAGGGCTCCGACCAGGCGGTCCAGCGCGGGCGATGGCTGCAGGGGTTCCTGATGACGCGGGCCTCGACGATCGGAGCCGGCACCGCCGAGATCCAGCGCAACACCATCGCCGAGCAGGTCCTGCGGCTGCCCTTCGACCCGGCGATGCCGCCGCGCTGACAGCCTCAGGCGAGCAGGCGCTCGCGCAGTCTCGCGACGTCCGACTCCTGGCCGCCGTGGGCGAGGAACCAGCCCAGCACTCCACCGTCGTGGGAGTCGAGGGCGCCCAGGAAGGTCGCCATCGCGGCGGCGGGCGCCTCGAACAGGTCATCGAGAGGGCTGCTGACCACGGCTTGGGCCGGCACGCTGAGCGTGGCGGACATCCTGCGGCGCACCTCGGCCATCGCCTCGGCGGTGCGGGCGTAGTCGGCGATCACTGCGTCGTGGCCGATGCCGATCAGCCGCAGCACCAGCGCGATGGTGGCGCCGGTACGGTCCTTGCCGGCCGTGCAGTGCACCAGGACGGGTGCCTCGCCGGCGGCGACGGCGCTGACCGCCGATGCCAGCACCGCGGCCAGGGGAGGTTGCAGCATCGCGAGGTAGAGGTCGGCGAGACTGGTGACCGGACCGACCGCCTCGTACGCCGTGCGGCCGCCGATCGGGCGGCTCACCAGTGTCGCGGCCCCGGCGAGCGGGTGCTCCTCGGTGAGCTCCTTGGGCCGGCGCAGGTCGACGACCGTGCGGGGAGGCCAGGCCACGTCGTACGCCGTGTGGTCGTCCCCGGAGAGCGGTGCGTCGCTGCGCAGCAGCACGCCGGGCGCCAACAGCGGGCTCGCGCTCGCCACATCCCGGAGGTTCGCGAGCCGGGGGAGCGGGCTCACGTCGCCGGCAGGAGGTCTGCCACGCGCGCGTGGTGATGGCTGGCGCCGCCCCAGATCGCCTCGTCGACCTTGGCGCGCCGCAGGAACAGATGGAGGTCGTGCTCCCAGGTGAAGCCGATGCCGCCGTGGAGCTGCAGAGCGGTGCCGGCGAGCTCGGCGATGCCGGCCGAGGCATGGGCCTTCGCCACGCTCGCCCAGAGCTCCGCATCGGCGGTGTGGGCGTCGAGTGACATAGCGGCACGGTAGGTCGCCGCGCGCACCCCCTTGAGGGTCATCAGCATCTCGGCGGCCTTGTGCTTGACCGCCTGGAAGGAGCCGATCGGGCGGCCGAACTGCTCGCGCACGGAGGTGTAGGCGACGGTCATCGCCAGCAGGCGCTCCCCGACGCCGAGCGCATCGGCCGCGGTCAGGACCGTCATCGCCGCTCGGCACCAGGCGGGGTCGACGTCGAGGTCGATGCCGTCGACCGGCTCGACCGCCCACCACCCGCGCGAGAGGTCCAGCGTGGTGCGCCGTCGCCCGCCGTTCACGCCGGCGAGGCGTGCCGCCGGGGCGTCGCCCGCAG from Nocardioides sp. BP30 encodes:
- a CDS encoding tyrosine-protein phosphatase — its product is MASASPLLAPGVLLRSDAPLSGDDHTAYDVAWPPRTVVDLRRPKELTEEHPLAGAATLVSRPIGGRTAYEAVGPVTSLADLYLAMLQPPLAAVLASAVSAVAAGEAPVLVHCTAGKDRTGATIALVLRLIGIGHDAVIADYARTAEAMAEVRRRMSATLSVPAQAVVSSPLDDLFEAPAAAMATFLGALDSHDGGVLGWFLAHGGQESDVARLRERLLA
- a CDS encoding acyl-CoA dehydrogenase family protein translates to MDFELSEEQQMLREVSRSMLASTCPPALVRTTSEAGADLDEKLWQKGAELGWASLAVPEEEGGAGQGLVELCLVAEELGRAAAPGPFIETALVAAVAARGGAPGEIVAALAEGTAVASVVDDPSIVHAGGTAAHLLVLTAGDAPAARLAGVNGGRRRTTLDLSRGWWAVEPVDGIDLDVDPAWCRAAMTVLTAADALGVGERLLAMTVAYTSVREQFGRPIGSFQAVKHKAAEMLMTLKGVRAATYRAAMSLDAHTADAELWASVAKAHASAGIAELAGTALQLHGGIGFTWEHDLHLFLRRAKVDEAIWGGASHHHARVADLLPAT